From a single Streptomyces misionensis genomic region:
- a CDS encoding sugar ABC transporter substrate-binding protein, with protein sequence MRNSRRSLIAAVAALGALTSVAACGGGAHSSASGAGGTYTFWDPYPQFDASSAWGKLVAKCGGDAGVEVKRTGMDTTDLGNKALLAAQQGNAPDVMLVDNPVVSTLVEAGILNKTSDLGLDTKPIQKNILGAGEIDGASYGVPIGANTLALYYNKKVLSAAHVDPASVKDWASLTAALKKVTAAGKKGITFSAINTEEGSFQFLPWFWGAGGDLTELNSDAGVAALSLWKQWIGSGYAPKDVLQNTQTTSWQQFATGDYAFGENGTWQLGNADKAGFGYGVIGIPGRNGGSAPVPTGGEFVTVPVQKDTSRYGVSTKIVTCLTNSANLLTTDNTLMYVAPTAAVQAEQVKSDARLEPWVRAVAAARGRTSGGLGTKYPSISQPMWTAVQATLSGGKSPKAALDAAQTAAGKGN encoded by the coding sequence GTGAGAAACAGCCGCCGTAGCCTGATCGCCGCCGTCGCCGCCCTCGGCGCACTCACCTCCGTGGCCGCCTGCGGTGGTGGTGCCCACTCCTCCGCGTCCGGGGCCGGCGGGACGTACACCTTCTGGGACCCGTACCCGCAGTTCGACGCCTCCTCCGCCTGGGGCAAGCTCGTCGCCAAGTGCGGCGGCGACGCCGGGGTCGAGGTCAAGCGCACCGGCATGGACACCACGGACCTGGGCAACAAGGCGCTGCTCGCCGCCCAGCAGGGCAACGCCCCCGACGTCATGCTCGTCGACAATCCGGTCGTGTCCACGCTGGTGGAGGCGGGAATCCTCAACAAGACCAGCGACCTCGGCCTGGACACGAAGCCGATCCAGAAGAACATCCTCGGCGCGGGAGAGATCGACGGCGCGTCCTACGGTGTGCCGATCGGCGCGAACACGCTGGCCCTCTACTACAACAAGAAGGTCCTGTCCGCCGCGCACGTCGACCCCGCCTCCGTCAAGGACTGGGCCTCGCTGACGGCAGCCCTGAAGAAGGTCACGGCGGCCGGGAAGAAGGGCATCACCTTCTCCGCGATCAACACCGAAGAGGGCAGCTTCCAGTTCCTGCCCTGGTTCTGGGGCGCCGGCGGCGACCTCACCGAGCTGAACTCGGACGCGGGCGTGGCCGCGCTGTCCCTGTGGAAGCAGTGGATCGGGTCCGGGTACGCGCCCAAGGACGTCCTCCAGAACACGCAGACCACCAGCTGGCAGCAGTTCGCCACCGGGGACTACGCCTTCGGCGAGAACGGCACCTGGCAGCTCGGCAACGCGGACAAGGCCGGTTTCGGCTACGGCGTCATCGGCATCCCCGGCCGGAACGGCGGCTCGGCGCCCGTGCCGACCGGCGGTGAGTTCGTCACGGTCCCCGTGCAGAAGGACACCTCGCGCTACGGCGTCAGCACGAAGATCGTCACCTGCCTGACCAACTCCGCCAACCTGCTGACCACGGACAACACCCTGATGTACGTCGCCCCCACCGCGGCGGTCCAGGCCGAGCAGGTCAAGTCGGACGCCAGGCTCGAGCCGTGGGTCAGGGCGGTGGCCGCGGCACGCGGTCGCACCAGTGGCGGTCTGGGCACCAAGTACCCGTCCATCTCGCAGCCGATGTGGACCGCCGTCCAGGCCACGCTGTCCGGCGGCAAGAGCCCCAAGGCCGCTCTCGACGCGGCGCAGACGGCCGCCGGCAAGGGCAACTGA
- a CDS encoding carbohydrate ABC transporter permease, whose amino-acid sequence MTTARVDHRSPRSPVRFAVTGTDDRTDASAFRRRQRRRSRLTALAFLAPLALYLAAFYVYPLYRNLDLSLRDYTVRSFVAGDAPFSGLDNFRRVLDDPTFGPAMRHTMIFTFVSIVFQYVAGLALAVFFNRHFRLAGTLRALFLVPWLLPLIVSASTWSWMLNSESGVVNYALHLVGVSPVDWLDSPGWALTSVIIANVWIGIPFNLVILYSGLQNIPGELYEAAALDGASTWQQFRCITFPLLRPVSAITLLLGLVYTLKVFDLIWIMTKGGPGDASSTLATWSYQLGFGTLLPKFGLGAAVGNMLILIALVFGLLYIRVQKRQES is encoded by the coding sequence ATGACCACCGCCCGCGTCGACCACCGCTCACCGCGGTCACCGGTCAGGTTCGCGGTGACCGGCACCGATGACCGAACGGACGCCTCCGCGTTCCGGCGCCGGCAGCGCCGCAGGAGCCGGCTCACCGCGCTGGCCTTCCTCGCCCCGCTGGCCCTCTACCTCGCCGCCTTCTACGTCTATCCCCTCTACCGCAATCTCGATCTGAGCCTGCGTGACTACACGGTCCGCTCGTTCGTGGCGGGCGACGCGCCCTTCTCGGGGCTGGACAACTTCAGGCGCGTCCTCGACGACCCCACGTTCGGTCCGGCGATGCGCCACACCATGATCTTCACCTTCGTGTCGATCGTGTTCCAGTACGTGGCCGGGCTCGCCCTCGCGGTCTTCTTCAACCGGCACTTCCGGCTGGCAGGCACGCTCCGGGCCCTCTTCCTGGTCCCGTGGCTGCTCCCGCTGATCGTGTCGGCGTCGACCTGGTCGTGGATGCTCAACAGCGAGTCCGGCGTCGTGAACTACGCCCTCCATCTGGTGGGCGTCTCCCCGGTCGACTGGCTCGACTCCCCGGGCTGGGCGCTCACCTCAGTGATCATCGCCAACGTCTGGATCGGCATCCCGTTCAATCTGGTCATCCTCTACAGCGGCCTGCAGAACATCCCCGGCGAGCTGTACGAGGCGGCGGCCCTGGACGGGGCGAGCACCTGGCAGCAGTTCCGCTGCATCACCTTCCCGTTGCTGCGGCCGGTGTCGGCCATCACCCTGCTGCTCGGCCTCGTCTACACCCTCAAGGTGTTCGACCTGATCTGGATCATGACCAAGGGCGGTCCGGGTGACGCCTCCTCCACCCTGGCGACCTGGTCCTACCAGCTCGGATTCGGCACTCTGCTGCCGAAGTTCGGCCTCGGGGCCGCCGTCGGAAACATGCTCATCCTCATCGCCCTCGTCTTCGGGCTGCTGTACATCCGTGTCCAGAAGAGGCAGGAATCGTGA
- a CDS encoding carbohydrate ABC transporter permease produces the protein MLFPVYWMLNVSLTPQQDMRKSPPDLLPLHPTFEGYRAVLNDQLPYLGTSLLIGLGTVVLTLLLAAPAGFALARLRPYGGGLLGLVLLIAQMIPGIVMAMGFYGIFLDFGLLNSWWGLIIADSTIAVPFGVMIFTAFMSGIPGELIAAARIDGAGTLRTFLSVVLPVSRNAIVTVSLFGFLWAWSDFVFANTLDSGGDWRPITLGIYHYIGNNNQEWNAIMATAVVASLPAAILLVLAQRYVAAGVTAGAVKD, from the coding sequence ATGCTGTTCCCGGTGTACTGGATGCTCAACGTGTCCCTCACCCCGCAGCAGGACATGCGCAAGAGCCCGCCCGACCTGCTGCCCCTGCACCCCACGTTCGAGGGCTACCGAGCCGTGCTGAACGACCAGCTGCCCTATCTCGGCACCAGCCTGCTCATCGGCCTGGGCACGGTCGTCCTCACCCTGCTCCTCGCCGCCCCGGCCGGCTTCGCACTGGCGCGGCTCAGGCCCTACGGTGGGGGGCTCCTCGGCCTCGTCCTGCTGATCGCCCAGATGATCCCCGGCATCGTCATGGCGATGGGCTTCTACGGCATCTTCCTCGATTTCGGGCTGCTGAACTCCTGGTGGGGTCTGATCATCGCCGACTCGACCATCGCCGTGCCCTTCGGCGTCATGATCTTCACAGCCTTCATGTCCGGGATTCCCGGCGAACTCATCGCCGCGGCCCGCATCGACGGTGCCGGAACCCTGCGCACCTTCCTGTCCGTCGTTCTGCCGGTGAGCCGCAACGCGATCGTCACGGTCTCGCTCTTCGGCTTCCTGTGGGCCTGGTCCGACTTCGTCTTCGCCAACACGCTCGACAGCGGCGGCGACTGGCGTCCGATCACCCTCGGCATCTACCACTACATCGGCAACAACAACCAGGAGTGGAACGCGATCATGGCGACGGCCGTCGTCGCCTCTCTGCCCGCGGCGATCCTCCTCGTCCTCGCCCAGCGCTACGTGGCCGCCGGGGTCACCGCGGGCGCCGTCAAGGACTGA
- a CDS encoding RICIN domain-containing protein: protein MSDLSPRHRRRGKLGRMFAAALATALAATTVVLSGTSAQAAASSTTLVVDAGQVLRPVTHVATGSLYGLANATTPADNLVQAIKPNTFVQKPQGGRQQPTGDILTVAPKAARAGAKVVNRLSDYYAGWPYQFSWSDWLGVVDDQIAKTKASGITNLAAYAPWNESDNTWLSANGTFEDFWTRTYREIRSKDATTPIQGPSFSDNIGDMDNFLRNAVATNTVPDIIAWHELSSSSKIAGDVATVTALEKKYGISPRPIAIEEYAAPSEVGVPGALVGYIAKFERLGVHDAELAFWNQSGALGDLLTGQGGSPNGAYWLYKWYADMSGSMLVTTPPAQTGIDGAASRSSAGNEVDVVFGGSSGDSAVTVNGLGSLPAFGATVHVKVEYTPSPGRTVAVSGPTTLSESDYAVSNGSITVPVSANSTYGYHIVITPGSGSGSTLDGSYQITNKNSGLALDTQNGATSQGTPVDQAASGGSATQTWTLVSTGSGLYKIRNQASGLLLGITNESTSAGGTALIWGDNGTPDHLWRVMSDGTGYYKIVNYNSNLLLGVQNMSTASGAQVLQWNDNGTADHLWKLNPR, encoded by the coding sequence ATGTCAGACCTGAGTCCTCGTCACCGCCGCAGAGGAAAGCTCGGCCGCATGTTCGCCGCCGCCCTCGCCACCGCGCTGGCCGCCACCACCGTCGTCCTGTCGGGCACGTCCGCCCAAGCCGCCGCCTCCTCCACCACCCTGGTCGTCGACGCCGGCCAGGTCCTGCGCCCGGTCACCCACGTGGCGACGGGCAGTTTGTACGGCCTGGCGAACGCCACGACGCCGGCTGACAACCTGGTGCAGGCGATCAAGCCGAACACCTTCGTACAGAAACCGCAGGGCGGTCGTCAGCAGCCGACCGGCGACATCCTGACGGTGGCGCCGAAGGCGGCCAGAGCCGGGGCGAAGGTGGTCAACCGGCTGTCGGACTACTACGCGGGCTGGCCGTACCAGTTCAGCTGGAGCGACTGGCTGGGCGTGGTCGACGACCAGATCGCGAAGACCAAGGCGTCGGGCATCACCAACCTGGCCGCGTACGCGCCCTGGAACGAGTCCGACAACACCTGGCTGTCCGCGAACGGCACGTTCGAGGACTTCTGGACCAGGACCTACCGCGAGATCAGGTCCAAGGACGCCACGACGCCGATCCAGGGCCCGAGCTTCTCGGACAACATCGGCGACATGGACAACTTCTTGAGGAACGCGGTCGCCACCAACACGGTGCCGGACATCATCGCCTGGCACGAGCTGTCCAGTTCGTCGAAGATCGCGGGTGACGTGGCGACGGTGACCGCTCTGGAGAAGAAGTACGGCATCAGTCCGCGGCCGATCGCGATCGAGGAGTACGCCGCCCCCTCCGAAGTGGGTGTTCCCGGTGCCCTGGTCGGCTACATCGCCAAGTTCGAGCGTCTGGGCGTCCACGACGCCGAACTCGCCTTCTGGAACCAGTCCGGGGCGCTGGGTGACCTGCTCACCGGCCAGGGCGGCAGCCCCAACGGCGCCTACTGGCTGTACAAGTGGTACGCCGACATGAGCGGCAGCATGCTCGTCACCACCCCGCCCGCCCAGACCGGCATCGACGGAGCCGCTTCCCGCAGCAGTGCGGGCAACGAGGTCGACGTCGTCTTCGGCGGCAGTTCCGGCGACTCGGCCGTGACCGTCAACGGGTTGGGCTCACTGCCGGCCTTCGGGGCGACCGTCCACGTCAAGGTCGAGTACACACCTTCCCCGGGACGCACGGTGGCCGTGTCCGGGCCGACCACCCTCTCCGAGTCCGACTACGCCGTGAGCAACGGCTCCATCACGGTTCCGGTATCCGCGAACAGCACCTACGGCTACCACATCGTGATCACGCCCGGGAGCGGCAGCGGCTCCACCCTGGACGGCAGTTACCAGATCACCAACAAGAACAGCGGCCTGGCGCTCGACACCCAGAACGGGGCCACCAGTCAGGGCACTCCGGTCGACCAGGCCGCTTCGGGCGGTTCGGCCACCCAGACCTGGACGCTGGTGTCGACGGGTTCGGGCCTGTACAAGATCCGCAACCAGGCCAGTGGCCTGCTGCTGGGGATCACCAACGAGAGCACCTCGGCCGGCGGCACCGCGCTGATCTGGGGTGACAACGGCACCCCGGACCATCTGTGGCGGGTGATGTCCGACGGCACCGGCTACTACAAGATCGTCAACTACAACAGCAACCTGCTCCTGGGCGTCCAGAACATGAGCACCGCCAGCGGCGCCCAAGTCCTCCAATGGAACGACAACGGCACCGCCGACCACCTGTGGAAGCTCAACCCGCGCTGA
- a CDS encoding SulP family inorganic anion transporter, whose product MTRQNITDRFPHVRQDFAASLVVFLVALPLCVGVAVASGVPAELGLVTGVVGGLVTGLMRGSSLQVSGPAAGMSVLVYEAVKEFGLPVLGLIVLAAGLAQVGMGLLRLGRYFRAISVSVVEGMLAGIGLVLIAGQLYPALAAKAPDSGLGKIAGLPGAFWDALGDTRALVSLALCAGTIAVLLLWKHVPAKVRTVPGPVAAVGLATVAAFVLGLPVATVEVRGLLGSVQPPPLDTFGELADAGVLGTVVAFTLIASAESLFSAAAVDRLHSGPRTRYDQELLAQGVGNTVCGLLGALPMTAVIVRSAANVQAGARTKASRVLHGVWLLLFAALLPGVLAHLPIPALAGVLIHSGAKLVPVRPLAVLWREHRGEALVLSVTAVSIVAVSMFEGVLIGLALSVVKAAWEASCVELKVVDNGAGPVDARLSGNATFLRLPKLLDSLESLPQDRPVRLDLSGLHHLDHACRTSLENWAERHSAVGTEPVRMTKAA is encoded by the coding sequence ATGACCCGTCAGAACATCACAGACCGTTTCCCGCATGTGCGGCAGGACTTCGCCGCCTCTCTCGTCGTCTTCCTGGTCGCCCTGCCGCTGTGCGTGGGCGTGGCCGTCGCCTCCGGGGTCCCGGCCGAACTCGGTCTGGTCACCGGCGTCGTGGGCGGTCTCGTCACCGGCCTGATGCGTGGCAGCAGCCTCCAGGTCTCGGGCCCGGCGGCCGGCATGTCCGTCCTCGTCTACGAGGCGGTCAAGGAGTTCGGACTGCCCGTGCTCGGCTTGATCGTGCTCGCCGCCGGCCTGGCCCAAGTGGGTATGGGCCTGCTCAGGCTGGGCCGCTACTTCCGCGCGATCTCCGTCTCCGTCGTCGAGGGCATGCTGGCCGGGATCGGACTGGTGCTGATCGCCGGTCAGCTCTATCCGGCGCTGGCCGCCAAGGCCCCCGACTCCGGTCTCGGCAAGATCGCCGGGCTGCCCGGGGCGTTCTGGGACGCCCTCGGCGACACCAGGGCGCTGGTCTCGCTCGCGTTGTGCGCGGGCACGATCGCGGTGCTGTTGCTGTGGAAGCACGTTCCGGCCAAGGTGCGGACGGTGCCCGGGCCGGTGGCCGCGGTCGGCCTCGCCACGGTGGCCGCGTTCGTGCTCGGTCTGCCCGTGGCCACGGTGGAGGTGCGGGGCCTGCTGGGTTCGGTCCAGCCGCCGCCGCTCGACACGTTCGGCGAGCTGGCGGACGCCGGGGTGCTCGGCACGGTCGTCGCGTTCACGCTGATCGCCTCGGCCGAGTCGCTGTTCAGCGCGGCCGCCGTGGACCGGCTGCATTCGGGACCACGCACGCGGTACGATCAGGAGCTGCTCGCTCAGGGGGTCGGCAACACCGTGTGCGGACTGTTGGGCGCACTGCCGATGACCGCGGTGATCGTGCGCAGCGCGGCCAACGTCCAGGCCGGCGCCCGCACGAAGGCTTCGCGTGTGCTGCACGGGGTGTGGCTGCTGCTGTTCGCGGCGCTGCTGCCCGGCGTACTCGCCCACCTGCCGATCCCGGCGCTCGCGGGCGTCCTGATCCATTCGGGTGCCAAGCTCGTCCCGGTCCGGCCGCTGGCCGTGCTGTGGCGCGAGCACCGGGGCGAGGCGCTCGTCCTCTCCGTGACGGCCGTCTCCATCGTCGCGGTCAGCATGTTCGAGGGTGTGCTGATCGGCCTCGCCCTGTCCGTGGTCAAGGCGGCCTGGGAGGCATCGTGCGTCGAGCTGAAGGTCGTCGACAACGGCGCGGGTCCGGTGGACGCACGGCTTTCGGGCAACGCGACCTTCCTGCGGCTGCCGAAGCTGCTGGACAGCCTGGAGTCGCTGCCTCAGGACCGCCCGGTCCGCCTGGACCTGTCCGGCCTCCACCACCTCGACCACGCCTGCCGTACGTCCCTGGAGAACTGGGCGGAGCGGCACAGCGCGGTGGGGACGGAGCCGGTGCGGATGACGAAGGCCGCGTGA
- a CDS encoding nuclear transport factor 2 family protein, with product MQEETARSAIDTFISAFNASDDSYVTALLSQALTSDVVFWGPLGRVEGIAAVERFVLDIRRHPAGTGTMVRCSAVDMPDEWARYQWVFTTPDGGPRLAGTDVVHLRRSLIDQVIVFAGEIEPSTS from the coding sequence ATGCAGGAAGAGACCGCACGCTCCGCGATCGACACGTTCATCTCCGCGTTCAACGCCTCGGACGACAGCTATGTGACTGCCCTGCTCTCCCAGGCCCTGACCTCGGACGTGGTGTTCTGGGGACCGTTGGGCCGCGTCGAAGGGATCGCGGCGGTCGAGCGGTTCGTGCTGGACATCCGGCGCCACCCGGCGGGGACGGGCACGATGGTGCGCTGCTCGGCGGTGGACATGCCTGACGAATGGGCCCGGTACCAGTGGGTGTTCACCACGCCGGACGGCGGCCCCCGGCTGGCGGGAACGGACGTCGTCCATCTGCGACGGAGCCTCATCGACCAGGTCATCGTCTTCGCGGGGGAGATCGAGCCGTCCACCTCCTGA
- a CDS encoding effector-associated constant component EACC1: MKVTLFSAGPDGGRVAATSELHRWLQRQPELRGRLVRQSAAAPTPGTMGASGELLTLLLAPGGLTAALAAAVVAWLQNRHGDQTVTITLPDQTQITVSSTKVRGLTAEATGDLAQRVAAAIDGSGRTADGGAERGAPGAGAAPVEVNTHRPVQPAGDGGERA, encoded by the coding sequence GTGAAGGTCACTCTCTTCTCGGCTGGTCCGGACGGCGGGCGGGTCGCGGCCACGAGCGAGCTGCACAGGTGGTTGCAGCGCCAACCGGAGCTGCGCGGGCGCCTCGTACGGCAGTCGGCGGCCGCGCCGACGCCCGGGACCATGGGCGCGTCCGGAGAACTGCTGACGCTGCTGCTGGCACCCGGCGGCCTCACCGCCGCCCTGGCGGCGGCCGTCGTGGCCTGGCTGCAGAACCGGCACGGCGACCAGACCGTCACCATCACCCTGCCCGACCAGACGCAGATCACCGTCTCCTCCACCAAGGTGCGCGGACTGACCGCGGAGGCCACCGGTGACCTGGCCCAGCGCGTCGCGGCGGCGATCGACGGGTCCGGACGGACCGCGGACGGCGGCGCCGAGCGCGGTGCGCCGGGAGCCGGCGCCGCTCCCGTGGAGGTGAACACGCACAGGCCGGTGCAGCCGGCGGGAGACGGCGGGGAAAGAGCCTGA